In one Molothrus ater isolate BHLD 08-10-18 breed brown headed cowbird chromosome 6, BPBGC_Mater_1.1, whole genome shotgun sequence genomic region, the following are encoded:
- the IRAG1 gene encoding inositol 1,4,5-triphosphate receptor associated 1, with product MPTLPEDKGQAKEAQHNSSPPAKDTTVEGTACSTPSIVLPENAVTPDVEIDKNLVNRPRSPHRRHSNRATRNSTSSLTSVDSSGHVIDLVNDPLPDVKISEEDKKKNLELLEEAKKVSERFLTRRGRKSRSSLSESPTAVSPTLSPKVSPIASWSNSLTPPLPSGSDACTTTSFESVSPGQNNRIVKEDDRQTAENAAKGLIDRRQNDQRKISQGRLVPRSAGFENSKEKLSDQKENFDPRKHMDTLPKFSPSAGDGGRMSLNTCMNVCENELGKSFLKKGKENDVPLRTHLPGAGIGNMDSKLKIPVLEMRAHKVPCKPEFKLCGLRPPLLRAVSWDSLEPGQKEKTPLKLPSEEDKSFLGNKSSNQLKAFKDLQIQVQPVRMQKLTKLREEHILMRNQNLVGLKLPELSEAAEQEKGLSPLPSPTEEEETKSSSDVMPSIPDVLLRKLRVHKSLPGSSPPLTEKEVENVFVQLSLAFRNDSYTLESRIQQAERERNLTEENAEKELENFKAAITSSAHLWHHYEHREAYQKLLEDIAVLRRLAARLSSRAEMVGAVRQEKRMSKATEVMMQYVENLKRTYEKDHAELMEFKKLANQNSSRTYGASEDGVPRSSRSMSLTVGKNMPRRRVSVAVVPKFNSLNIPGQSPTASPIPSMPSLSESPSNGRSNLTSTPALPALLESGKSNGEPDCETSTSVLTQSGLEEISPETKAKIEEEAYNKGYQEALKKAKELQELKEEDEETPKESHEEHEESENEDEIKNLKSSRLEVIINYLYILYPKLCKHWNVVWLVVAAIVIFAVVLGIYHSYNSCDEKSEAPEGKASCSATQQYSWWNSGFRQQQHTE from the exons GCCTCGGAGTCCTCATAGGAGACATTCTAACCGTGCCACCAGGAATTCAACAAGTTCACTGACTTCTGTTG ACAGTAGTGGTCATGTGATTGATCTGGTGAATGATCCACTACCAGATGTCAAAATATCAGAGGAAGACAAAAAGAAGAACCTTGAATTGTTAGAAGAAGCAAAGAAAGTGAGTGAGAGGTTCCTAACACGCAGAGGCAGAAAGTCAAGAAGCAGCCTCTCAGAGTCACCCACAG CAGTTTCCCCTACTCTTAGTCCTAAAGTTTCACCCATAGCATCTTGGAGCAACTCTCTCACTCCTCCACTTCCATCAG GGTCTGATGCATGCACAACCACTAGTTTTGAGTCAGTATCTCCTGGGCAG aatAACAGAATTGTGAAAGAGGATGACAGGCAAACTGCAGAG AATGCTGCAAAAGGATTAATTGATCGAAGGCAGAATGATCAAAGAAAGATTTCTCAGGGAAGGTTGGTTCCTCGTTCTGCTGGCTTTGAAAACTCCAAAGAGAAGCTCTCAGACCAAAAGGAGAACTTTGATCCACGTAAACATATGGATACTTTACCTAAGTTCTCCCCTTCAGCTGGTGATGGTGGCAGAATGTCTCTTAATACTTGCATGAATGTTTGTGAAAATGAACTTGGAAAATCATTCCtcaagaaagggaaagaaaatgatgtTCCTTTAAGAACCCATCTACCAGGAGCAGGAATAGGAAATATGGACTCAAAGCTAAAAATTCCTGTTCTAGAAATGAGGGCTCATAAAGTTCCATGTAAACCAGAATTTAAACTGTGTGGACTGCGTCCTCCTCTATTACGGGCTGTGTCCTGGGATAGCTTGGAGCCTggacagaaagagaaaacccCTTTAAAATTACCATCTGAGGAAGATAAAAGCTTTCTTGGTAATAAATCCAGCAATCAGTTAAAAGCATTCAAAGATCTTCAAATCCAAGTTCAGCCAGTTCGAATGCAGAAGCTGACAAAGCTCAGAGAG GAGCATATTTTGATGAGAAATCAAAATTTAGTTGGACTTAAACTTCCTGAACTTAGTGAAGCAGCGGAACAGGAAAAAG GCCTttcacctctcccttcccccactGAAGAGGAAGAGACAAAGAGCAGCTCTGATGTCATGCCCAGCATTCCTGATGTATTGCTGCGAAAACTGAGAGTGCACAAATCGCTTCCAGGAAG CTCCCCACCACTCACTGAAAAAGAAGTTGAG AATGTATTTGTACAACTCTCCTTGGCCTTTAGAAATGATAGTTATACATTGGAATCTAGAATtcagcaggcagagagagagagaaatcttACTGAAGAGAATGCTGAGAAGGAACTGGAAAACTTTAAAGCAGCCATTACG TCTTCAGCTCACCTGTGGCACCACTATGAGCACAGGGAAGCCTACCAGAAGCTCCTGGAGGACATCGCGGTGCTGCGGCGTTTGGCTGCCAGGCTCTCCAGCCGCGCAGAGATGGTCGGAGCCGTTCGCCAG GAGAAGCGTATGTCAAAGGCAACAGAAGTAATGATGCAGTATGTGGAAAATCTGAAAAGGACATATGAAAAGGATCATGCTGAACTAATGGAGTTCAAGAAACTTGCCAATCAGAATTCTAGCAGAACCTATGGTGCATCtg AAGATGGGGTTCCTCGTTCATCTAGATCCATGTCTCTCACTGTTGGAAAG AATATGCCTCGAAGGAGAGTCAGTGTTGCAGTTGTTCCTAAATTTAACTCCTTGAACATTCCTGGTCAGTCACCAACAGCTTCACCTATACCTTCAATGCCATCCCTG TCTGAATCACCCAGTAATGGAAGGAGCAACCTAACATCtactcctgctctgccagcgCTTCTAGAAAG TGGGAAGTCAAATGGAGAACCTGACTGTGAAACCTCAACTTCTGTGCTGACACAGAGTGGGTTGGAAGAGATCAGTCCTGAAACTAAAGCCAAGATAGAAGAGGAAGCATATAACAAGGG ATATCAGGAAGCCTTGAAGAAGGCCAAGGAACTTCAGGAACTgaaggaagaagatgaagagACACCCAAAGAAAGTCATGAGGAACATgaagaaagtgaaaatgaagatgagataaaaaatctgaaaagcag cAGACTTGAAGTCatcattaattatttatatatccTGTACCCCAAACTGTGCAAACACTGGAATGTGGTGTGGCTTGTGGTGGCTGCAATAGTCATTTTTGCTGTGGTGTTGGGAATCTACCATTCCTACAACTCCTGTGATGAAAAGTCAGAGGCACCTGAAGGGAAGGCCAGCTGCTCTGCAACCCAGCAGTATTCCTGGTGGAACTCAGGATTCCGACAGCAGCAACACACGGAATAA